A single region of the Palaemon carinicauda isolate YSFRI2023 chromosome 17, ASM3689809v2, whole genome shotgun sequence genome encodes:
- the LOC137656561 gene encoding uncharacterized protein, which yields MVVPCGRDTTAARVTKIFCVFFCEVSIPLHLRTDGGPPFSSHNFKEFADRWGVYHIIPSPHYPQSNGQAETALKAVKHLILKTAPCGNIDSHPRSFKEKGQPKTKDYDRQTAAQTNQAVTVYNSHACSLPKLTIGQRVRIQYSTTLRWDKVGIVMGRGMSRNYEVRLPGGCEWFINQRHLRPGAIIGDDISPQDPVSPCSGHEREPSSEPSNVPHHSP from the exons atggttgttccctgtggacgtgacacaactgCAGCCAGAGTTACAAAAATTTTCTGTGTTTTCTTCTGCGAGGTTAGTATTCCACTCCacttacgaactgatggaggaccaCCATTTTCTAGCCATAACTTCAAGGAATTCGCCGACCGCTGGGGAGTTTATCACATCATCCCttctccacattaccctcagtctaatggacaggCAGAAACTGCCTTGAAAGCTGTTAAACACCTTATCCTCAAGACTGCCCCATgcgggaacatagatt cccaccccagatcattcaaagagaAGGGGCAACCTAAGACCAAAGATTACGACCGTCAGACTGCTGCCCAAACCAACCAGGCCGTGACCGTTTACAATTCTCATGCCTGTTctctacccaagctcaccatcggccaacgagtTAGGATACAGTACTCAACAACTCTTCGATGGGACAAGGTTGGTATCGTGATGGGACGCGGCATGTCAAGAAACTATGAAGTACGCCTTCCAGGTGGTTGTGAATGGTTTATCAACCAAAGACATTTACGCCCAGGGGCTATTATAGGTGATGACATTTCTCCCCAAGATCCTGTGTCCCCTTGCTCTGGCCATGAAAGAGAGCCTTCATCTGAACCCTCCAATGTCCCTCATCATTCACCTTGA